One genomic segment of Alkalimarinus alittae includes these proteins:
- a CDS encoding RNA pyrophosphohydrolase yields MIDSDGFRPNVGIILANHQNEVLWARRIGQDSWQFPQGGIKKNETPEEALYRELAEEVGLTASDVEIVSCTRGWLRYRLPKKMIRYNSQPLCVGQKQKWYLLRMQSPDSTVCMTNSDSPEFDGWEWVSYWYPLGQVVAFKREVYRRAMKELAPRLLKKYVV; encoded by the coding sequence GTGATCGACTCCGACGGTTTTAGGCCGAATGTCGGAATTATTCTTGCCAATCATCAGAATGAGGTATTGTGGGCTAGACGAATAGGACAGGATTCATGGCAGTTCCCCCAAGGCGGGATAAAAAAGAATGAAACACCTGAAGAAGCGTTGTACCGAGAACTTGCTGAAGAAGTTGGACTTACTGCGTCAGATGTTGAAATCGTATCCTGCACGAGAGGATGGCTGCGTTACCGCCTACCTAAAAAAATGATTCGTTATAACTCGCAACCTCTTTGTGTTGGCCAGAAGCAGAAGTGGTATTTACTACGGATGCAAAGTCCCGATTCGACGGTTTGTATGACAAATAGTGACTCTCCCGAGTTTGATGGTTGGGAGTGGGTTAGTTATTGGTATCCACTGGGACAGGTGGTTGCTTTTAAACGAGAAGTTTATCGAAGAGCGATGAAGGAACTAGCGCCTCGGTTGCTTAAAAAATATGTAGTTTAA
- a CDS encoding histidinol-phosphatase: MTLAIFDLDNTLIAGDSDHAWGQFLADKGIVNAEEYEKANDQFYQDYLSGKLDMTRYLEFSLAPLAAHPMTSLLQWREQFVNERIKPLMLNKAEALVRSHREQGHYILIITATNRFVTEPIAELLGVDHLIATDPEIIDNRYTGAISGIPSFKEGKVTRLNNWLKEQQYSLEGSYFYSDSHNDLPLLEIVDTPVAVDADEKLTSHAMQNNWKIISLR; encoded by the coding sequence GTGACCCTCGCAATATTCGATCTCGATAACACTCTAATCGCCGGTGATAGCGACCATGCTTGGGGGCAGTTTTTGGCTGATAAAGGGATTGTTAACGCTGAAGAGTATGAAAAAGCCAATGATCAGTTTTACCAAGATTACCTAAGTGGCAAGCTAGATATGACGCGCTACCTCGAGTTCTCTTTAGCCCCGTTAGCCGCACACCCGATGACATCGCTGCTGCAATGGAGAGAACAGTTTGTAAATGAAAGAATCAAACCTCTCATGCTCAATAAAGCTGAAGCGCTGGTTCGCTCCCATAGAGAGCAAGGGCACTATATTCTGATTATCACAGCCACCAACCGTTTTGTGACGGAGCCTATCGCAGAACTATTAGGGGTTGACCACCTTATTGCTACAGACCCCGAAATAATCGATAACCGCTACACCGGCGCAATTTCAGGCATCCCTAGTTTTAAAGAAGGCAAAGTAACACGCCTGAATAATTGGTTAAAAGAACAGCAATATAGCCTTGAAGGATCCTACTTCTATAGTGATTCTCATAATGATCTACCATTGTTAGAAATCGTGGATACCCCTGTAGCTGTGGATGCGGACGAAAAACTTACATCTCACGCGATGCAAAACAACTGGAAAATAATCTCTTTAAGGTAG
- a CDS encoding imelysin family protein — protein sequence MAFRNSKWVRLTSFLLIGLVVCACSNNDPESSQPPDQVAKPEASTANTESGASLNVDSTLSDSTPHPLPLTVFYLDLANQQFTTVCSSAEQLQKSIQLFVTAPTEKGLIEAQSAWLNSHNEYTSTQLFRNININHPVLDQSTIKPVKHAIAIRIDQTPLLPGYIDEVEGYPKSGFIFSPLPIDRETLNKEHQFADSAYVALGFHAVEFLLWGENNRTHTAFLPTQQESDVNSDDVFKVRRSQLLSLTTSMLTEDLATLCKAWNTNTGFYATALHALPAKEQNATINAATEQLISNLQINTAKVRQANDNNEEVIEIEPHSAFSGSDKKDTEAQIRILKALIESKEWKNASNKQEHGQKLTQLAKALLL from the coding sequence ATGGCGTTCAGAAACAGTAAATGGGTCAGGCTAACGAGTTTTTTGCTTATTGGGTTAGTCGTCTGCGCCTGCAGTAATAACGACCCTGAGTCATCTCAGCCGCCCGATCAGGTTGCCAAGCCTGAAGCCTCAACCGCTAACACCGAATCAGGTGCTAGCCTAAATGTGGACTCTACCCTCTCAGATTCTACGCCCCACCCCCTTCCACTCACCGTGTTTTATCTCGACTTAGCCAATCAGCAATTTACTACCGTCTGCTCAAGCGCAGAGCAGCTACAAAAGTCCATCCAACTGTTTGTCACAGCCCCCACCGAAAAAGGCTTAATAGAAGCACAGTCTGCTTGGCTAAATAGTCACAACGAGTACACCTCAACGCAACTTTTTCGAAATATTAATATCAATCACCCGGTATTAGACCAGTCTACAATCAAGCCGGTTAAACACGCGATCGCGATTAGAATTGACCAAACGCCGCTTTTACCAGGGTATATCGATGAAGTCGAAGGCTACCCTAAAAGTGGATTCATATTTTCCCCTCTCCCCATAGACAGAGAAACACTCAACAAAGAACACCAGTTTGCTGATAGCGCCTACGTTGCATTGGGCTTTCATGCGGTAGAGTTCCTCTTATGGGGAGAAAATAACAGAACACACACCGCATTTTTACCTACCCAACAGGAAAGCGACGTTAACAGTGACGATGTATTTAAGGTGCGACGCAGCCAGCTATTATCACTCACCACAAGCATGTTAACTGAAGACTTAGCAACACTTTGCAAAGCGTGGAACACCAACACAGGCTTCTATGCCACCGCACTTCACGCGTTACCGGCTAAAGAACAAAATGCCACCATCAACGCTGCAACTGAACAGTTAATCTCAAACCTGCAGATAAATACAGCCAAAGTAAGGCAGGCCAACGATAACAACGAGGAGGTTATCGAAATAGAGCCACACTCTGCGTTTTCAGGTAGTGATAAAAAAGACACCGAAGCGCAAATCAGAATTCTTAAAGCATTGATAGAGAGTAAAGAATGGAAAAACGCGAGTAACAAGCAAGAGCACGGTCAGAAACTCACTCAACTGGCCAAGGCGCTCTTGCTTTAG
- a CDS encoding class I SAM-dependent rRNA methyltransferase, translating into MSNKVLQLQKGADRRLKQGHLWIYSNEVDSVNGGLKQFQPGEQVAVVSNSGKSLGTAFVNPNTLICARLISRSTTQFMDKSLIVHRLKIALSLRQQAFEKPFYRLVFGDSDGLSGLVIDRFGDTCVAQISTFGMELLKAELIEAIEKVIKPATLIFRNDGKMREVEGLESYTETVIGEEVESVQLEENGVLFSAPVLKGQKTGWFYDHRMNRARLAPYVKGKRVLDIFSYIGGWGIQAAAFGAESVTCIDASDYALSYVEENARLNGVTDKVKCIQGDAFAVCRELRDIREKFDVVIVDPPAFIPRRRDIKAGEQAYQRINQLAMRLLEKDGVLVSASCSMHLQRDRLTDIIRSTGRQTDRFVQIIEQGHQGADHPIVPAIPETEYLKACFARVLPSF; encoded by the coding sequence ATGTCTAATAAGGTGCTCCAACTTCAAAAAGGTGCAGACCGACGGCTAAAGCAGGGGCATCTGTGGATATATAGCAATGAGGTTGATTCAGTCAATGGCGGACTAAAGCAGTTTCAGCCAGGCGAACAAGTCGCCGTGGTCAGTAATTCCGGCAAGTCCTTAGGGACTGCTTTTGTTAATCCTAATACGTTGATTTGTGCGCGATTAATCAGCCGCTCTACCACTCAGTTTATGGATAAGTCGCTGATTGTTCATCGACTTAAAATAGCGTTGTCATTGCGCCAGCAAGCATTCGAAAAACCATTTTATCGCTTGGTGTTTGGTGACAGTGATGGTCTTTCAGGTTTGGTTATTGATCGTTTTGGTGATACCTGTGTCGCTCAAATATCGACATTCGGTATGGAGTTGCTGAAGGCTGAGCTAATAGAGGCGATTGAGAAAGTGATTAAGCCAGCCACGCTAATTTTCCGCAATGATGGAAAAATGAGAGAAGTTGAAGGGCTTGAGTCTTATACTGAAACGGTCATTGGTGAAGAAGTTGAGTCGGTTCAGCTAGAAGAGAATGGTGTTTTATTTAGTGCGCCAGTACTGAAAGGGCAAAAAACAGGTTGGTTTTACGATCATAGAATGAACAGAGCTCGCTTGGCACCTTATGTTAAAGGCAAGCGTGTACTGGATATATTTAGTTATATTGGCGGTTGGGGGATTCAAGCGGCCGCATTTGGTGCTGAGTCGGTTACCTGCATCGATGCCTCTGACTATGCACTTTCTTATGTCGAAGAAAATGCCAGGCTAAATGGCGTGACGGATAAAGTGAAGTGCATTCAGGGCGACGCATTTGCAGTTTGTAGAGAACTGCGAGATATTCGTGAAAAGTTTGATGTAGTGATTGTTGATCCACCTGCGTTTATCCCAAGAAGACGTGATATAAAGGCTGGTGAACAGGCCTATCAGCGTATTAACCAACTGGCAATGCGGCTGCTTGAGAAGGATGGGGTATTGGTTTCTGCCTCTTGCTCTATGCATCTTCAGCGAGACCGTTTGACGGATATTATACGTTCAACCGGTAGGCAGACAGATCGATTTGTTCAGATCATCGAGCAAGGGCATCAAGGCGCAGATCACCCGATTGTGCCTGCTATTCCAGAAACTGAATACCTGAAAGCATGCTTTGCTCGGGTGTTACCTTCTTTTTAA
- the gcvPB gene encoding aminomethyl-transferring glycine dehydrogenase subunit GcvPB, whose amino-acid sequence MLIFERGVKGRTATAQAPLTKADVTDIPDSLMRKKKAAMPEVSELQVVRHYTNLSRKNFSIDTQFYPLGSCTMKYNPRGAHKVASLPGFLNRHPLAPESYSQGYLASVFDLQEILKEVTGMAGVSLSPMAGAQGEFAGVAMIRAYHEKRGDHERSEIIVPIAAHGTNPATAVMCGYKVKEIPVLNDGDVDVEALKGAVGPQTAGIMMTNPSTCGVFERQVEVIAKVVHDAGGLLYYDGANLNAILGKVRPGDMGFDVLHMNLHKTFATPHGGGGPGSGPVAVGKRLLPFLPTPIVGIEDAGGEPGYCWLDQDALPDSIGRLSAFMGNAGIILRAYIYALFVGRDGMQRVSEFSTLNANYMMKRLADAGFDLAYKDRRATHEFIVTLSKQSKELGVNAMDFAKRLLDYGYHAPTTYFPLLVPECLLIEPTETESIDEMDGFVDAMIQILKEAENSPDLVKGAPYSQPVKRLDDVKAARELDVSYKPESF is encoded by the coding sequence ATGTTAATTTTTGAACGTGGTGTAAAAGGGCGTACGGCCACCGCTCAGGCTCCTTTAACTAAAGCAGACGTTACCGATATTCCTGATAGCTTGATGCGGAAAAAGAAAGCGGCCATGCCTGAAGTGTCAGAGCTTCAAGTGGTTAGACATTATACTAACTTGTCGCGTAAGAACTTCTCAATTGATACTCAGTTTTACCCGTTAGGGTCTTGTACGATGAAATATAACCCACGCGGCGCGCACAAAGTTGCTAGCTTACCGGGTTTTTTGAATCGTCACCCATTAGCGCCAGAGTCATATAGCCAAGGGTATCTTGCCAGTGTTTTTGACCTGCAAGAAATATTAAAAGAAGTAACGGGAATGGCCGGTGTTTCTTTGAGCCCTATGGCGGGTGCTCAAGGTGAGTTTGCAGGCGTAGCGATGATTCGTGCTTACCATGAAAAGCGTGGTGACCATGAGCGTAGCGAAATTATTGTACCGATTGCGGCTCACGGTACTAACCCTGCCACAGCGGTTATGTGTGGCTATAAGGTAAAAGAAATTCCCGTGCTTAATGACGGCGACGTCGATGTAGAAGCACTAAAAGGAGCCGTTGGCCCGCAAACGGCAGGGATCATGATGACCAACCCTTCTACCTGTGGTGTTTTCGAACGTCAAGTTGAAGTGATTGCTAAGGTTGTGCACGATGCAGGTGGCTTGCTGTACTACGACGGCGCTAACTTGAATGCTATTTTAGGCAAGGTTCGTCCAGGGGATATGGGGTTTGATGTGCTGCATATGAACCTGCATAAAACGTTTGCTACGCCGCATGGTGGCGGTGGTCCAGGTTCTGGCCCTGTTGCTGTCGGTAAACGATTATTGCCATTTCTACCGACCCCTATTGTTGGTATCGAAGACGCCGGTGGTGAGCCAGGTTATTGCTGGTTAGATCAAGATGCTCTGCCTGACAGTATCGGCCGTTTGTCTGCCTTTATGGGAAATGCGGGTATTATCTTACGTGCCTATATTTATGCTCTATTTGTCGGTCGTGATGGGATGCAGCGAGTGAGTGAGTTCTCAACGCTTAATGCCAACTATATGATGAAAAGGTTAGCAGATGCTGGGTTTGATCTCGCATATAAAGATCGAAGAGCGACTCATGAGTTTATCGTTACTTTGAGCAAGCAATCTAAAGAGCTAGGCGTTAACGCAATGGATTTTGCAAAGCGTTTACTTGATTATGGTTATCATGCACCGACGACTTACTTCCCATTGCTAGTGCCAGAGTGTTTGTTGATAGAGCCGACAGAAACTGAATCTATTGATGAAATGGATGGCTTTGTTGATGCGATGATTCAGATCTTGAAAGAAGCTGAAAACTCACCGGACTTGGTAAAAGGCGCGCCTTATAGTCAGCCGGTTAAACGTCTGGATGATGTTAAGGCTGCTCGAGAGCTTGATGTAAGCTATAAGCCCGAGTCGTTTTAA
- the gcvPA gene encoding aminomethyl-transferring glycine dehydrogenase subunit GcvPA: MPFIPHTEEDIRKMLETIGAQSIDQLFDEIPSHLRAGALDAIPPARSEMEIMRLMSDRAEQDSGALCFIGAGAYEHHIPAAVWDIAARGEFMTAYTPYQAEASQGTLQLIYEFQSMITALTGLDVSNASLYDGASGLAEAVLMAIRANRKSKSKRVLIAGTVHPIYKKVVNSIVHNQKIELVEVPFDPSSLTIDMAALSKFEGEDFAALIIAQPNFFGTLEDVHQLINWGHEQKMLVVGVVNPTAATLISPPGEWGENGADIAVGEGQPMGIPLASGGPYFGFICCKQALVRQMPGRIIGRTVDLDGKEGFALTLQAREQHIRRSKATSNICTNQGLAVTAATIYMSLLGHEGIERVARACHANTNRLAGLLSAVSGVEVVSTGPRFHEFVLRLPASSRLVLEHMELQGVLGGYDLSTHYPELENCILVCATETKTEQDLNAYVNALELSLKELEAA; the protein is encoded by the coding sequence ATGCCCTTTATTCCACATACTGAAGAAGATATTCGAAAGATGTTGGAGACTATTGGTGCACAATCAATAGATCAACTTTTTGACGAAATCCCCTCACACCTTAGAGCGGGTGCTTTAGATGCCATTCCTCCTGCTAGGAGTGAGATGGAAATAATGCGCTTGATGTCTGATCGAGCAGAGCAAGACAGTGGCGCACTATGCTTTATTGGTGCGGGTGCGTATGAGCATCATATCCCTGCTGCCGTTTGGGATATCGCCGCGCGTGGCGAATTTATGACAGCGTACACCCCTTATCAGGCGGAAGCGAGTCAGGGAACGCTACAGTTGATCTATGAATTTCAATCAATGATCACCGCGTTAACCGGGCTAGATGTCTCCAATGCTTCTCTCTATGACGGTGCATCAGGTTTGGCTGAAGCCGTTCTCATGGCGATCAGAGCTAATAGAAAATCAAAAAGTAAGCGTGTTTTAATTGCAGGAACCGTTCATCCGATCTACAAGAAGGTTGTAAACAGTATTGTTCACAACCAGAAAATAGAGCTGGTTGAAGTGCCGTTCGATCCCTCTTCATTAACCATTGATATGGCAGCGCTTTCTAAGTTTGAAGGTGAGGATTTTGCGGCATTAATTATCGCTCAACCTAACTTTTTTGGCACGCTAGAAGATGTTCACCAGTTGATCAATTGGGGGCATGAACAAAAGATGTTGGTGGTGGGTGTTGTTAACCCCACGGCTGCAACGCTGATATCGCCTCCAGGTGAATGGGGCGAAAATGGTGCTGACATTGCGGTTGGTGAAGGGCAACCGATGGGGATTCCTTTAGCGTCTGGCGGGCCGTATTTTGGTTTTATTTGCTGTAAGCAGGCGTTGGTTAGACAAATGCCAGGCCGTATTATTGGTCGTACTGTAGACCTTGATGGCAAAGAAGGGTTTGCGTTGACGCTACAAGCACGAGAGCAGCATATTCGTCGCTCTAAGGCGACCTCTAACATCTGTACTAACCAAGGGTTAGCGGTAACAGCGGCGACTATTTACATGAGTTTGCTAGGGCACGAGGGTATCGAGCGTGTTGCCCGAGCATGTCATGCTAATACTAATCGCTTAGCTGGGCTGCTGTCGGCGGTATCTGGGGTTGAAGTTGTATCAACAGGACCTCGCTTCCACGAATTTGTCTTACGTTTACCAGCCTCTTCACGCTTGGTTCTAGAGCATATGGAGTTGCAGGGAGTATTAGGGGGGTATGACTTGTCTACCCATTACCCTGAGTTAGAAAACTGCATTCTTGTATGTGCAACAGAAACCAAAACAGAGCAAGACCTCAATGCATATGTGAATGCTTTGGAACTATCGCTTAAAGAGTTGGAGGCAGCTTAA
- the gcvH gene encoding glycine cleavage system protein GcvH, translating to MSNIPGELKYLSSHEWVRVEADGTATIGITDHAQDLLGDVVFVELPEVGAEINAGEEAGVVESVKAASDIFSPVSGEVLAINEALEESPDLVNNEPYEDGWFFKVKLTDESDLESLLDAEAYSAACEDEDH from the coding sequence ATGAGTAATATTCCAGGCGAATTAAAATATCTTTCGAGCCATGAGTGGGTTCGAGTTGAGGCTGACGGTACTGCAACAATTGGTATTACCGATCATGCTCAAGACCTGTTGGGTGATGTTGTTTTTGTTGAGTTGCCTGAAGTTGGTGCCGAAATTAATGCCGGTGAAGAAGCGGGTGTTGTTGAGTCAGTAAAAGCTGCTTCTGATATTTTTAGTCCGGTTAGTGGTGAAGTATTAGCTATTAACGAAGCACTAGAAGAATCACCAGACCTGGTTAATAACGAGCCGTATGAAGATGGTTGGTTTTTTAAAGTAAAACTGACAGACGAGAGTGATCTTGAGTCATTGCTTGATGCCGAAGCTTATTCCGCGGCTTGCGAAGACGAAGACCACTAA
- the gcvT gene encoding glycine cleavage system aminomethyltransferase GcvT, whose translation MGNKTALYDTHVACGGKIVDFGGWDMPIHYGSQLEEHHIVRQASGMFDVSHMTIVDLAGDDAKRYLQYLLANDVDKLKDVGKALYTGMLNEKGGVIDDLIVYKMPEGYRLVVNCGTREKDLAWMEKQASGFDIVLTERPELAMLAIQGPDAIAKAKEVLAGEKADVISTLKVFQGLESGGWMLCRTGYTGEDGLEIILPEESAVSFWQQLQTAGVKPCGLGARDTLRLEAGMNLYGSEMDEDTSPLQANMAWTIAWQPEDRKFIGRAALEAEKTDGVKTKLVGLVLEERGVLRGHQKVIVEGVGEGEITSGTFSPTLGYSIAIARVPMETGDSCSVEMRKKLQTVKVVTPPFVRNGARVYK comes from the coding sequence ATGGGAAATAAAACCGCACTTTATGACACTCACGTGGCTTGTGGTGGAAAGATCGTCGACTTTGGTGGTTGGGATATGCCCATTCATTACGGTTCTCAGCTTGAAGAGCATCATATTGTTCGCCAAGCCAGTGGCATGTTTGATGTTTCTCATATGACGATTGTTGATCTTGCTGGTGATGATGCAAAACGCTATTTACAGTACTTGCTAGCGAACGACGTAGACAAGTTAAAAGACGTTGGTAAGGCGCTATACACGGGTATGTTAAACGAGAAAGGTGGCGTTATCGACGACCTAATCGTATATAAAATGCCAGAAGGATACCGTTTGGTTGTTAACTGCGGTACTCGAGAGAAAGACCTCGCTTGGATGGAAAAGCAGGCGTCTGGTTTTGATATTGTTTTGACTGAGCGTCCTGAGTTGGCAATGTTAGCTATTCAAGGTCCAGACGCAATTGCTAAAGCAAAAGAAGTGTTAGCAGGAGAAAAAGCCGATGTTATTTCGACGCTTAAGGTCTTTCAAGGCCTAGAAAGTGGCGGTTGGATGCTGTGTCGAACAGGTTATACCGGCGAAGACGGCTTAGAAATTATTTTACCTGAAGAAAGTGCGGTGTCGTTTTGGCAGCAGCTTCAGACTGCGGGTGTAAAGCCTTGTGGTCTTGGCGCACGCGATACGTTACGACTCGAGGCGGGGATGAATTTATATGGCTCTGAAATGGATGAAGATACGAGCCCGTTGCAAGCGAATATGGCGTGGACCATTGCTTGGCAGCCAGAAGATCGTAAATTCATCGGGCGAGCGGCACTAGAAGCTGAAAAGACTGATGGCGTTAAAACTAAGCTAGTTGGACTTGTTTTAGAAGAGCGCGGTGTTTTACGTGGCCATCAGAAGGTCATTGTTGAGGGCGTCGGAGAAGGTGAAATTACCAGCGGTACCTTTTCGCCAACGTTGGGGTACTCAATAGCTATTGCGCGAGTCCCTATGGAAACAGGGGATAGTTGTTCGGTTGAAATGCGTAAAAAACTACAGACAGTTAAAGTGGTAACGCCACCCTTTGTTCGAAACGGTGCGCGAGTTTATAAATAG
- a CDS encoding YqiA/YcfP family alpha/beta fold hydrolase, with translation MTGQKPNAQNNKTPTATLIYLHGFNSSPESHKAQFLKGYLNQSTYSCRYLVPRLSYSPAQVECSISALIEEQLALGPVSLIGSSLGGYYAIYFAEKYSLKAALINPAVKPYQLLADYLGENQNLYSGERYTLTTSHMDQLLALDIDKVSRPKNLLLLTQTADDTLNYREALLKLGDSPAWIQTGGSHEFSSFEVVIPALMAFLGIKK, from the coding sequence GTGACCGGGCAAAAGCCTAACGCTCAAAACAATAAGACGCCAACAGCGACCTTAATTTATCTCCATGGATTTAACAGTTCGCCTGAGTCGCATAAGGCTCAGTTTCTAAAAGGCTATCTTAATCAATCAACCTACTCATGCCGTTACTTAGTTCCTCGACTGTCATACTCGCCTGCACAGGTTGAGTGTTCAATATCGGCTCTAATTGAGGAGCAGCTAGCATTAGGGCCGGTTTCGCTGATAGGCAGTTCATTAGGGGGGTATTACGCGATTTATTTTGCAGAGAAATATTCCCTCAAAGCCGCATTAATCAATCCAGCCGTTAAACCTTACCAACTTTTAGCTGATTACCTTGGCGAGAATCAAAACTTGTATAGCGGCGAGCGCTATACGCTTACGACAAGTCATATGGATCAGCTGTTAGCGTTAGATATCGATAAAGTATCGCGACCTAAAAATTTACTGCTTCTAACTCAAACCGCTGATGACACGCTTAATTATCGTGAAGCTTTGCTGAAGCTTGGAGATTCCCCAGCGTGGATTCAAACCGGCGGAAGTCATGAGTTTTCAAGTTTCGAGGTTGTGATTCCGGCGCTGATGGCGTTTCTAGGGATAAAAAAATAA
- the cpdA gene encoding 3',5'-cyclic-AMP phosphodiesterase encodes MNIADEDHPKKQKIAECSPSDDALLIIQITDPHLRKEEDGKLLGMNTRSSLDAVLQLVKQNHTTPDAVIATGDLAQDGSSEAYRCFEEKLSGFDCPVYWFTGNHDNRETMKDVAGTNGALEKVVRMGEWQFVFLDSLLDGEVHGHLSDTELQLLDDALSERPDLHSLVSFHHHPVDIDCKWLDAIGLKNRDQLLSIIDRHANVRGLVWGHIHQEIDAVRKGVRLLASPSTCVQFLPKSESFAVDNLAPGYRWLQLKADGSINTGVERADHIEFLVDYTSKGY; translated from the coding sequence ATGAATATTGCCGACGAAGATCATCCAAAGAAACAGAAAATAGCAGAGTGTTCGCCATCTGATGATGCATTATTGATTATTCAGATTACCGACCCTCATTTACGTAAAGAAGAAGACGGTAAGCTGCTGGGCATGAACACGCGCTCTAGTCTTGATGCCGTGCTTCAGCTTGTTAAGCAAAACCATACTACGCCTGATGCTGTCATTGCTACAGGCGACCTTGCGCAAGATGGATCAAGTGAGGCCTATCGTTGCTTTGAAGAAAAATTAAGCGGTTTTGATTGCCCTGTTTATTGGTTTACGGGTAACCACGATAACCGAGAGACAATGAAGGATGTCGCAGGCACTAACGGTGCGCTTGAAAAAGTCGTTCGTATGGGTGAGTGGCAGTTTGTTTTTCTAGACTCATTGCTTGATGGCGAAGTGCATGGCCATCTATCTGATACTGAATTGCAGTTGCTAGATGATGCGCTCTCTGAAAGACCTGATTTGCATAGTCTCGTGAGCTTCCATCACCACCCCGTCGATATTGATTGTAAGTGGCTAGATGCTATAGGCTTAAAAAACAGGGATCAATTATTAAGCATTATTGACCGGCATGCTAACGTAAGAGGATTGGTGTGGGGGCATATCCACCAAGAAATTGATGCTGTCAGAAAAGGGGTTCGGTTGTTAGCTTCGCCGTCTACCTGCGTCCAGTTTTTGCCGAAATCTGAATCATTTGCGGTGGATAATCTGGCGCCAGGCTATCGTTGGCTACAGTTAAAGGCTGATGGCTCGATCAATACTGGTGTGGAGCGCGCGGACCATATTGAGTTTTTGGTAGATTACACCAGCAAAGGGTATTAA
- a CDS encoding DUF1249 domain-containing protein: MNFKRRYVPDITRLGALGDGNYLRLLKLIPRDFDDKVAEFQLSSDTQYLGRVRIKLIETCKYTDTVYLEQIHNSGKWLNNPQMTVRLYHDVGMAEVISCRRHRRIQAVNDYPNRFMHHPDEKIQINAFLAEWLDYCLKFGHAICDLTSKM, from the coding sequence ATGAATTTTAAACGTCGATATGTTCCAGATATTACGCGTCTTGGGGCTTTGGGTGACGGTAATTACCTACGCTTGTTAAAGCTAATACCTCGTGATTTTGATGATAAGGTCGCGGAATTTCAACTCTCTTCAGATACCCAGTATCTTGGCCGTGTGCGAATTAAGTTAATAGAAACCTGCAAATATACCGACACGGTTTATCTTGAACAGATACACAACTCCGGTAAATGGCTTAATAACCCGCAAATGACCGTGCGACTATATCATGATGTAGGCATGGCCGAAGTTATAAGCTGTCGTCGCCACAGGCGAATTCAGGCGGTGAACGATTACCCCAACCGTTTTATGCATCACCCCGATGAAAAAATTCAAATTAATGCCTTTCTTGCGGAATGGTTAGACTATTGTCTGAAATTTGGGCACGCAATTTGCGACCTGACTAGCAAAATGTGA
- the nudF gene encoding ADP-ribose diphosphatase yields the protein MMNDIKQPFDESDVKVLSRERAFNGFFKIDRYRLSHRLFEGGWCKELQRELFVRGESTCVLPYDAKTDQVVLLEQFRVGALDHGQSPWLLELVAGINDEGETPETVARREGVEEAGIELGELRPICQYLVSPGGTNEKVHLYCGQVDVSTAQGIHGLEYEGEDIKVHVVQASQAFDYVASGKINNAASIIALQWLQLNRDILRADWSER from the coding sequence ATGATGAACGATATTAAACAGCCGTTTGATGAGTCTGACGTTAAGGTTCTTTCGAGAGAACGGGCGTTTAATGGGTTCTTTAAAATAGATCGTTATCGCCTGTCTCACCGGCTGTTTGAAGGTGGCTGGTGCAAAGAGCTACAGCGCGAGTTGTTTGTGCGGGGCGAGTCTACTTGTGTGCTGCCTTATGATGCAAAAACTGATCAAGTGGTGCTGCTTGAACAATTTCGCGTGGGCGCGCTAGATCATGGACAAAGCCCGTGGCTGCTAGAGCTGGTTGCGGGTATTAACGATGAAGGTGAAACACCTGAAACCGTTGCTCGGCGTGAAGGCGTTGAGGAGGCGGGTATCGAGCTGGGTGAGTTACGTCCCATCTGCCAGTACTTGGTTTCCCCTGGCGGTACCAACGAAAAAGTTCATCTGTATTGTGGGCAGGTTGATGTCTCGACGGCTCAAGGCATTCATGGCTTAGAGTATGAAGGTGAAGACATTAAAGTGCATGTGGTTCAAGCGAGTCAGGCGTTTGATTATGTAGCCAGTGGAAAAATTAATAACGCCGCGTCGATTATTGCATTGCAGTGGTTGCAATTGAATCGTGATATATTGAGGGCTGACTGGTCTGAACGCTAG